The Alteromonas gilva genome has a window encoding:
- the prsR gene encoding PEP-CTERM-box response regulator transcription factor: protein MTDTILVVDDDLGIQKQLKWSLTDYNIVFADDRTSAVAQLRRFEPKVVTLDLGLPPDPANASEGLKTLEEILALAPNTKVIVVTGNNDKQNALKAIDIGAYDFYQKPIDSDTIKLLVNRALNLAKLEDQNRILARTRPAMGRIIGNSDAIQTVMRRAEKIAGTDISTLLLGESGTGKEVFARSIHEHSPRKDKPFVAINCASIPENLLESELFGYEKGAFTGANKTTVGKIETAQGGTLFLDEIGDMPVGLQAKMLRFLQERVIERVGGRSEIPVDIRVICATHRDLQAMVADETFREDLFYRIGEIPINIPPLRDRDQDIILLGRTFLNEYRESFNAKAKSFSESAIKAMLAHRWPGNIRELQNKLKSAVIMAEGALIQPEDLGLAEPSEELENEILNLREVRESAESKAIRKAYQRADKNISRTAELLGVTRPTLYSLIEKYHLEDLKTGQ, encoded by the coding sequence ATGACTGATACCATCTTGGTAGTTGACGATGATTTAGGTATTCAAAAGCAATTAAAGTGGAGCTTAACTGACTACAATATTGTTTTTGCAGATGACCGCACATCAGCAGTGGCCCAGTTACGTCGTTTTGAACCCAAAGTCGTGACACTCGATTTAGGGCTGCCCCCCGATCCGGCTAACGCATCTGAAGGGCTTAAAACACTTGAAGAAATTTTAGCGTTAGCGCCAAACACCAAAGTCATCGTGGTAACAGGCAATAATGATAAGCAGAATGCGCTTAAAGCCATCGATATTGGCGCCTATGATTTTTATCAAAAACCCATCGACTCAGACACGATTAAGCTCTTGGTCAATCGTGCGTTAAATCTGGCTAAACTGGAAGATCAGAACCGAATTTTGGCCAGAACCCGGCCTGCTATGGGGCGCATTATTGGCAATAGCGATGCGATTCAAACGGTAATGCGCCGGGCAGAAAAAATAGCTGGTACGGATATCAGTACACTCCTATTGGGTGAAAGTGGTACGGGGAAAGAAGTGTTCGCTCGTTCTATACATGAACACAGCCCGCGCAAAGACAAGCCATTTGTGGCAATCAACTGTGCTTCAATACCGGAAAACCTGCTTGAGAGTGAGTTGTTCGGCTATGAAAAAGGCGCATTTACCGGTGCGAATAAAACCACCGTGGGAAAAATCGAAACAGCCCAGGGCGGTACCTTATTTCTAGACGAAATCGGCGACATGCCCGTTGGTTTGCAAGCTAAAATGTTGCGGTTTTTGCAGGAGCGGGTGATAGAGCGCGTCGGTGGAAGAAGCGAAATTCCTGTGGATATCCGCGTAATTTGCGCCACCCACAGAGATCTACAGGCCATGGTGGCAGACGAAACCTTTAGGGAAGACTTGTTTTACCGCATTGGCGAAATTCCGATTAATATTCCGCCGTTGCGTGACCGCGATCAGGACATTATTTTGTTGGGCAGAACCTTCCTCAACGAGTACCGCGAGTCATTTAACGCCAAAGCGAAAAGCTTTAGCGAAAGCGCGATTAAAGCCATGCTGGCACATCGCTGGCCGGGCAACATCCGGGAGCTTCAAAATAAGCTCAAATCGGCGGTCATTATGGCCGAGGGGGCGTTGATTCAGCCTGAAGATCTGGGGTTGGCAGAACCATCTGAAGAGCTGGAGAATGAAATTTTGAATCTCCGTGAAGTCAGAGAGTCAGCCGAAAGCAAAGCGATCCGCAAGGCATATCAGCGGGCCGATAAAAATATCTCCAGAACCGCCGAGTTATTGGGCGTGACGCGGCCAACCCTGTATTCGTTAATCGAAAAGTACCACCTGGAAGATCTTAAAACCGGGCAGTAA
- a CDS encoding replication protein RepA yields MSLINLSRSTQSAERSTGQQVSADDFIDEALDYATGNVAPLKASQLAAIDKPANSPMHRATFTLTQQCIEQLTEMSAQSGMAKSRLIRLWIQHFSSIDSKL; encoded by the coding sequence ATGAGTCTGATCAATCTGTCTCGCTCCACGCAGTCGGCTGAACGTAGCACTGGTCAGCAAGTCAGTGCTGATGACTTCATAGACGAAGCGCTGGATTATGCGACAGGTAATGTGGCGCCACTGAAGGCCAGTCAGCTCGCCGCTATCGATAAGCCAGCGAACTCACCTATGCATCGTGCCACGTTTACCTTAACCCAGCAGTGTATCGAGCAGCTTACAGAAATGTCAGCACAAAGTGGCATGGCCAAATCGCGGTTAATACGGCTATGGATTCAGCATTTCTCGAGTATTGATAGTAAATTATAA
- a CDS encoding AAA family ATPase has protein sequence MMILVGGEKGGSGKSCLAQNIAVYLRCEKKASVLMVDCDPQRTTSDWAQERSSNDELPSITCIQLYGKIRNELLSLKERYDYVVIDCGGQDNLALRSSMAVADHILIPLRPKRRDLKTVPHMEDVLSTCKMVNPRMNAAFVITQCPSLPSLAPRILEAKEVCRSFEVPVLNSVTFSRNMYDDSEESGRSVLESESKGKAAVEIRSIIEELLARGKGEQHESDQSVSLHAVG, from the coding sequence ATGATGATATTAGTTGGTGGTGAAAAGGGCGGCAGCGGCAAAAGCTGTCTGGCACAAAATATCGCAGTCTATTTGCGCTGCGAAAAGAAGGCCAGCGTGCTAATGGTAGATTGCGACCCGCAGCGCACCACGTCCGACTGGGCACAGGAACGCAGCAGCAATGACGAGCTTCCGTCGATTACCTGTATTCAGCTTTATGGCAAAATACGCAACGAATTATTAAGCCTGAAAGAGCGTTATGATTATGTGGTCATTGACTGCGGTGGCCAGGATAACCTGGCGCTACGCTCCTCGATGGCCGTTGCCGACCATATTCTGATCCCCCTGCGCCCTAAGCGCCGCGACTTAAAAACAGTGCCGCACATGGAAGATGTGTTATCGACATGTAAAATGGTTAACCCACGCATGAATGCCGCGTTTGTTATCACCCAGTGTCCGTCGTTGCCGTCACTGGCGCCGCGCATACTCGAAGCCAAAGAAGTGTGCCGTTCGTTTGAAGTGCCAGTGCTGAATTCGGTCACATTTAGTCGCAATATGTATGACGACTCCGAAGAATCAGGCCGCTCGGTCTTAGAAAGTGAATCCAAGGGTAAAGCGGCTGTCGAAATTCGCAGTATAATTGAAGAACTTCTTGCCCGCGGCAAGGGAGAACAACATGAGTCTGATCAATCTGTCTCGCTCCACGCAGTCGGCTGA
- a CDS encoding glutathione peroxidase: protein MTHPVDKPSFEGKKVPDVTFAIRDGEQWIERTSSDIFAGKTVVVFSLPGAFTPTCSSTHLPRYNELADTFKEHGVDEIVCVSVNDTFVMNAWAADQESDNVSLVPDGNGEFTDGMGMLVDKADLGFGKRSWRYSMLVKDGVVEKMFIEPNKPGDPFEVSDADTMLSYIAPNAVKREPVSLFTKPGCPYCAKAKALLQSKGYKYEEIVLGQGATLTSLKAMSGRETVPQVFIGGKHIGGSDDLEAFFS, encoded by the coding sequence ATGACACACCCTGTAGATAAACCTTCGTTTGAAGGCAAAAAAGTTCCTGACGTTACCTTTGCTATTCGCGACGGTGAGCAGTGGATAGAGCGCACCAGCAGCGACATTTTTGCTGGTAAAACTGTGGTGGTATTTTCGTTACCGGGCGCGTTTACGCCAACCTGTTCATCCACGCATTTACCGCGTTACAACGAATTGGCCGACACCTTTAAAGAACATGGCGTTGATGAAATTGTCTGTGTATCGGTGAATGATACCTTTGTAATGAATGCCTGGGCGGCAGATCAGGAATCAGATAATGTGTCGCTGGTGCCTGATGGAAACGGTGAGTTTACCGACGGCATGGGTATGCTGGTCGACAAAGCCGATCTGGGATTTGGTAAGCGCAGCTGGCGCTATTCCATGCTGGTAAAAGACGGTGTGGTAGAAAAAATGTTTATAGAGCCAAATAAGCCAGGCGACCCGTTTGAGGTATCTGACGCTGACACTATGCTCAGTTACATTGCACCGAATGCGGTGAAGCGCGAACCGGTAAGTCTTTTCACCAAACCCGGCTGCCCGTATTGTGCAAAAGCTAAAGCATTGTTGCAAAGCAAAGGGTATAAGTACGAAGAGATCGTGCTCGGTCAGGGCGCAACGCTGACTTCACTGAAAGCCATGAGTGGCCGAGAGACTGTTCCTCAGGTATTTATTGGCGGCAAGCACATCGGTGGCAGCGACGATCTCGAAGCGTTCTTTTCATAA
- a CDS encoding M20/M25/M40 family metallo-hydrolase, with product MTKRIMMLILCSIGIFEAAAALTVDEQKMVAVIDANQPQAMSMLEKSVNINSGTMNFAGVKKVASLLTPEFESLGFDVWFEDGSAFNRAGHLVAKIEGGTGPKLLLIGHLDTVFEPDSPFQSFTRVDEKHIKGPGVADMKGGNQIMLEALKALHAVGKLSSMNILVVLTGDEELSGRPLALSKKALVDGAKWADVALGFENGDGNPQTANISRRGSVDWTLTVTGTPAHSSQVFKPQVGAGAIYEAARILTQFYEELRSERLLTFNPGRIMGGTQVTHDKGTNSGTTFGKNNVVAEHAIVTGDIRALSLEQLTRVKHKMRAIVEQNLPQTKATLEVGEGYPPLAPKAGNKELLSLYSAVSADLGQGEVTAVNPLNAGAADVSFTSEYVDMALDGLGMSGSAGHTVNETAVVSALASQAKRAAILMSRLHEQAGTGKP from the coding sequence ATGACAAAACGAATAATGATGTTGATTTTATGCAGTATAGGCATCTTTGAAGCCGCTGCCGCACTGACCGTTGATGAACAAAAAATGGTGGCTGTGATCGACGCCAACCAACCACAGGCTATGAGCATGCTGGAAAAGAGCGTCAATATTAACAGCGGCACAATGAATTTTGCCGGCGTTAAAAAAGTGGCCAGCCTGCTCACCCCTGAGTTCGAGTCATTAGGCTTTGATGTGTGGTTTGAAGATGGTAGTGCGTTTAATCGCGCCGGTCACCTGGTTGCCAAAATTGAGGGTGGCACAGGACCTAAGTTGTTGCTGATAGGCCATCTTGATACCGTTTTTGAGCCTGACAGCCCGTTTCAGAGCTTTACTCGTGTGGATGAAAAGCACATTAAAGGCCCGGGTGTTGCTGATATGAAAGGCGGTAATCAGATCATGTTGGAAGCGCTCAAAGCCCTGCATGCGGTGGGTAAGTTATCATCCATGAATATTCTGGTGGTGCTGACCGGCGATGAAGAGCTCAGTGGTCGGCCTTTGGCCCTTTCCAAAAAAGCGCTGGTTGATGGTGCTAAATGGGCGGATGTTGCATTAGGTTTTGAAAACGGCGACGGTAACCCACAAACCGCCAATATCTCCCGTCGGGGATCGGTTGACTGGACGCTCACCGTCACCGGTACCCCAGCGCATTCCTCTCAGGTATTCAAACCGCAAGTGGGCGCCGGTGCAATTTATGAGGCCGCCAGAATTCTCACCCAGTTTTATGAAGAGTTAAGAAGTGAGCGCTTGCTTACATTTAACCCCGGAAGAATTATGGGTGGTACACAGGTAACTCATGATAAAGGCACAAACAGTGGTACGACGTTCGGCAAAAACAATGTGGTAGCCGAGCATGCAATTGTGACCGGCGATATTCGCGCACTGTCGTTAGAACAGCTCACGCGGGTAAAGCATAAAATGCGCGCTATAGTTGAACAAAATCTGCCACAAACCAAGGCGACTCTGGAAGTCGGCGAGGGCTATCCGCCACTCGCGCCGAAAGCCGGCAACAAGGAGTTACTGAGTCTGTACAGCGCTGTCAGTGCGGATCTGGGGCAGGGGGAGGTCACTGCTGTCAACCCCTTAAATGCAGGGGCTGCCGATGTCTCATTCACCTCTGAATATGTGGATATGGCCCTTGATGGTCTGGGCATGAGCGGCTCTGCCGGTCATACGGTTAATGAAACGGCTGTTGTCAGCGCGCTGGCCTCACAGGCTAAACGTGCGGCAATTTTGATGTCGCGCCTGCATGAGCAAGCCGGCACAGGCAAGCCCTGA
- a CDS encoding alpha/beta hydrolase produces the protein MLSVIKHISWLLLAALSYDAAAQTQFDLNQSFKALYSAELGTTRKCLDSAPNRYAVCSEALRGEGNAPFILFHGENSPIVVLTHGLSDSPFYVSAIASELYDSGYTVIAPLLPGHGLKNASDDMQDEQLAERWQAHLSDVIGLARDYTGQVTLGGFSTGGALSVDYYLKHPDHVNGLLLFSGALALNSNVEALSRIWGVKTLAKWLDGDYQTAGPNPQKYPNVASFAGLELMDVIRAIRERLEAGTTIKVPLFIAHSQVDQTTPIEGVIDLLSYVDADNTFYVIDAEHRLCHADLVVNRLLLEKMNFNKNRADLSETCAVPQVNPQFFPMARALRGFVEFAL, from the coding sequence TTGTTGTCGGTAATTAAACACATTTCCTGGTTGCTACTGGCGGCGTTGTCTTACGATGCCGCTGCGCAGACCCAGTTTGATTTAAACCAGTCTTTTAAAGCGCTGTATAGCGCAGAGCTTGGCACCACTCGAAAATGCCTGGATAGCGCGCCAAATCGCTATGCAGTGTGTTCCGAAGCGCTGCGCGGCGAAGGCAATGCTCCCTTTATATTATTCCATGGTGAAAACAGCCCTATTGTGGTGCTCACCCATGGTCTGAGCGACTCGCCGTTTTATGTAAGTGCTATCGCCAGCGAACTCTACGATTCGGGCTATACGGTAATTGCCCCCTTATTACCGGGACACGGCTTAAAAAATGCCAGTGACGATATGCAGGATGAACAGCTGGCAGAGCGCTGGCAGGCCCATCTTAGCGACGTTATCGGGCTGGCACGAGATTATACCGGGCAGGTTACGCTCGGCGGTTTCTCTACCGGTGGCGCGCTGTCGGTGGATTACTACCTGAAGCATCCTGACCATGTAAACGGCCTGCTGCTATTCTCCGGCGCGTTGGCACTAAACAGTAATGTGGAAGCCTTGTCGCGCATCTGGGGGGTAAAGACCCTGGCCAAATGGCTCGACGGTGATTATCAGACTGCCGGTCCCAATCCGCAAAAGTATCCGAACGTTGCCAGTTTCGCCGGTCTCGAGTTGATGGATGTTATTCGTGCTATCCGTGAACGGCTGGAAGCGGGCACAACGATCAAGGTTCCCCTGTTTATTGCTCATTCCCAGGTCGATCAGACCACCCCCATAGAAGGGGTTATTGACTTGTTAAGTTATGTGGATGCAGATAATACCTTTTATGTCATTGATGCTGAGCACCGGCTTTGCCATGCTGATCTGGTGGTAAACCGCTTGCTGCTGGAAAAGATGAACTTTAACAAAAACCGCGCCGATCTCAGTGAGACCTGCGCGGTGCCGCAGGTAAACCCTCAGTTTTTCCCGATGGCCCGCGCCTTGCGCGGCTTTGTTGAGTTCGCGTTGTGA
- a CDS encoding efflux RND transporter permease subunit: protein MIAHIINWSLHNRVLVMLAAIMLTGAGIWSVKQTPVDAIPDLSDVQVIIQTSYPGQAPSVVEQQVTYPLTSAMLSVPGAHTVRGFSFFGDSYVYVLFDDDTDMYWARSRVLEYLSQVAPGLPASAQPRLGPDATGVGWVYMYALSDPSGQHNIADLTSIQDWYLKFALQSVAGVAEVATVGGMKKQYQIVVDPLAMDAFNLTLAQLEQAIKQSNQEVGASVIEMAEAEYMVTVTGYIETLDDIRQIALAVSADGTPVTLADVAEVRTGPAPRRGIAELNGKGETVGGIIVMRHNENAQRTIDGVKAKLETLKAGLPPGVVITPVYDRSNLITSAIDNLWQKLVEELLLVALICGLFLLHLRSAIVALVTLPLGILSAFLLMHWQGINANIMSLGGIAIAIGAMTDGAIVMIENFHKHLEQAEPDADRWELVSRAANEVGPALFFSLLIITVSFLPVFILEAQEGRMFAPLAYTKTFAMAAAAGLAITLIPVLIGYVIKGKVIAEQRNPINRAAQAVYRPALKLVLRFPKSTLMFALLITAAGYYPLSKLGSEFMPPLDEGDLMYMPTTYAGISIGEARQILQQTDKLIATLPEVDTVFGKVGRAETATDPAPLTMIETFIQLKPKSAWRDGMTSQALRDELNQIVSFPGLTNAWVMPIQTRIDMLATGIKTPLGIKVSGADVKQIEAIGARIEKLLSPLDGTESVYAERVAGARYMQIDINRQALGRYGMTVADIQQVISNAVGGKNVTSTVEGIARYSVNLRYPQQYRNNPEALASLPFVTPRGERLTLGDVTEISIADGPPALKSENAQLTGYTFIDVSGIDIESYVNQARALLDKELDLPVGYTLQWAGQYEYLQRAMQKLTFVVPLTMAVIVFLLFMSFRRFSDVALVLGTLPLALTGGIWLLYALQYNLSVAVGVGFIALAGVAVEIGVIMVIYLNSNSAGVNNIEQLDAAVEAGALQRVRPVLMTVLTVMIGLMPVMWGSGTGSEIMSRIAAPMVGGMASALILSLLVIPAGFYLIKRRQLSRS from the coding sequence ATGATTGCCCACATTATTAACTGGTCACTGCATAACCGGGTTCTGGTGATGCTCGCCGCCATTATGCTCACCGGCGCTGGTATTTGGTCGGTAAAACAAACGCCGGTCGATGCTATCCCGGATTTATCCGATGTACAGGTCATTATTCAAACCAGCTACCCCGGACAGGCTCCCTCTGTGGTAGAACAACAGGTTACCTATCCGTTGACATCAGCCATGCTGTCGGTGCCGGGTGCCCATACCGTGCGCGGCTTTTCCTTTTTTGGCGACTCCTATGTGTATGTGCTTTTTGATGATGATACCGACATGTACTGGGCACGCTCACGGGTACTGGAGTATTTATCACAGGTTGCGCCGGGCTTGCCGGCTTCGGCTCAGCCTCGCTTAGGCCCCGACGCGACCGGTGTTGGCTGGGTCTACATGTACGCCCTGAGTGACCCCAGTGGCCAGCATAACATTGCCGATCTCACCAGCATCCAGGACTGGTATCTCAAGTTTGCATTACAGTCGGTGGCGGGTGTAGCCGAAGTTGCCACTGTGGGCGGCATGAAAAAACAATATCAGATTGTGGTTGACCCCCTTGCTATGGATGCCTTTAACCTGACTTTGGCGCAGCTTGAGCAGGCTATTAAACAAAGTAATCAGGAAGTGGGGGCGTCTGTCATTGAAATGGCTGAGGCCGAATATATGGTCACCGTAACGGGCTATATTGAGACCCTGGACGATATACGCCAGATTGCGCTGGCGGTTTCCGCCGATGGCACACCGGTTACCCTTGCCGACGTGGCAGAAGTCAGAACCGGCCCGGCTCCGCGGCGCGGCATTGCAGAGCTCAACGGTAAAGGCGAAACCGTAGGCGGTATTATCGTGATGCGGCACAACGAGAATGCCCAACGCACCATCGATGGCGTTAAGGCAAAGCTTGAAACGTTAAAAGCCGGCTTGCCACCGGGCGTTGTGATTACGCCGGTGTACGACCGCTCTAACCTCATCACCAGTGCCATCGACAATTTATGGCAAAAGCTGGTCGAAGAGTTGCTCCTTGTCGCGCTAATCTGTGGGCTATTTTTACTGCACCTGCGCAGCGCCATCGTGGCTCTGGTGACATTACCATTGGGCATACTGAGTGCCTTTTTACTGATGCACTGGCAGGGCATTAATGCCAATATTATGTCGCTTGGCGGTATCGCCATCGCGATTGGTGCGATGACCGATGGCGCCATAGTGATGATTGAGAATTTTCATAAACATTTGGAACAGGCTGAACCCGACGCCGACCGCTGGGAGCTGGTCAGTCGAGCCGCCAATGAAGTAGGGCCAGCCTTGTTTTTCAGTTTATTGATCATTACGGTGAGTTTTTTACCGGTATTTATTCTCGAAGCGCAGGAGGGGCGAATGTTTGCCCCGTTAGCCTATACCAAAACCTTCGCCATGGCCGCCGCTGCCGGGTTAGCAATCACCCTTATTCCGGTGCTGATTGGCTATGTCATTAAAGGTAAGGTGATCGCGGAGCAGCGTAACCCGATTAACCGTGCTGCCCAGGCCGTTTACAGACCAGCTTTAAAGCTGGTGCTGCGCTTTCCCAAAAGTACCTTAATGTTCGCGCTGCTCATTACCGCGGCGGGATACTATCCGTTGTCAAAGCTGGGAAGTGAGTTTATGCCGCCGCTGGACGAAGGCGATCTGATGTATATGCCTACCACCTACGCGGGGATATCCATTGGTGAAGCGCGACAAATTCTGCAGCAAACTGACAAGCTCATTGCCACCCTGCCAGAAGTCGACACCGTGTTTGGTAAAGTTGGCCGGGCAGAAACTGCCACCGATCCTGCGCCGCTGACTATGATTGAAACCTTCATTCAGCTTAAGCCCAAATCGGCCTGGCGCGACGGCATGACCAGTCAGGCCCTGCGTGATGAACTGAACCAGATTGTTTCTTTTCCCGGTTTAACCAATGCCTGGGTAATGCCCATACAAACCCGCATTGATATGCTGGCCACTGGCATTAAAACCCCTCTGGGGATTAAGGTTTCAGGCGCCGATGTTAAACAAATTGAAGCTATTGGTGCCAGAATAGAAAAACTGCTGAGCCCCCTTGATGGCACAGAGTCGGTCTATGCTGAACGCGTGGCCGGCGCCCGCTATATGCAAATTGATATTAATCGCCAGGCGCTGGGACGTTACGGCATGACGGTGGCTGATATCCAGCAGGTGATCAGTAATGCCGTAGGCGGTAAAAATGTTACCAGCACGGTAGAAGGTATCGCCCGTTACAGCGTTAACCTGCGCTACCCTCAGCAGTATCGGAATAATCCCGAGGCGCTGGCAAGCTTACCTTTTGTTACGCCCCGTGGCGAACGTCTTACCCTGGGCGATGTCACCGAGATAAGTATTGCCGATGGGCCCCCCGCCCTTAAAAGTGAGAACGCCCAGCTCACCGGCTATACCTTTATTGATGTCAGCGGTATCGATATTGAAAGCTATGTTAATCAGGCTCGGGCACTGCTTGATAAAGAGTTAGACTTACCTGTTGGCTACACTTTGCAGTGGGCAGGTCAGTATGAATATCTGCAGCGGGCCATGCAAAAGCTCACCTTTGTGGTGCCGCTGACAATGGCTGTCATTGTGTTTTTATTGTTTATGAGTTTCAGGCGGTTTAGCGATGTCGCACTTGTCCTTGGTACCTTACCTCTGGCTTTAACTGGCGGTATCTGGCTGCTTTATGCGCTGCAATACAACCTTTCTGTGGCAGTCGGTGTGGGCTTTATTGCCCTGGCCGGTGTGGCGGTGGAAATTGGCGTCATTATGGTTATTTACCTCAACAGTAACAGTGCCGGCGTTAACAACATCGAACAACTGGATGCCGCGGTCGAGGCCGGTGCGTTACAACGGGTGCGTCCTGTATTGATGACCGTCCTGACGGTTATGATTGGCTTGATGCCGGTAATGTGGGGCAGCGGTACCGGCTCTGAAATTATGAGCCGTATTGCGGCGCCCATGGTGGGCGGCATGGCCAGCGCGCTGATCCTGTCACTGCTGGTCATACCGGCCGGTTTTTATCTCATTAAGCGCCGCCAGTTGTCCCGCTCATGA
- a CDS encoding efflux RND transporter periplasmic adaptor subunit has protein sequence MSRFILPIITLIGGLAAGYWLLPAAQPSAPAQSAAASEDEILYWVAPMDASFRRDKPGKSPMGMDLVPVYANQSDASQLPGTVSVSAAIEQSLGVTTSRAEHRPLTQSISATGVIELAEDKLIHIHPRVSGWIETLAITNDGQAVTRGDTLYTLYSPELVNAQEEYLLARARGSQSLINAARTRLSALQFPDALIEQLNSKEQVMQRVAFKAPQTGFVTNLNVRPGFYVQPGTTMMEIASLEDVWLHADVPQRFASAISEGDEVNVSVSAYPERQLTARVDFIYPQLNARTRTLKVRLALANSDSMLKPDMFAAVRFATSTGQPVLSVPRSALIRTASNTRVVLALGDGKYRSASVTVGRLTPEFAEITAGLSAGDEVVTNGLFLIDSESAIDADLDRITPSATDDSQWLTVTVDAVDTSAGTVTAQHPPVDAWNWPAMTMDFALADSIDSSELSAGMTLRAELTRTDGMARITDIDRDSIQSSAQSATVEGVINEVMANSNIINISRGPIEKWGRGPATMDFVLSEALANPVPAASTPALTPGQSIRFTFEIRGDDFVITHIESPAEPVMDMSQDMNHDAHH, from the coding sequence ATGAGTCGTTTTATTCTACCGATTATTACCCTGATAGGCGGCCTTGCGGCCGGTTATTGGCTGCTGCCGGCTGCCCAGCCATCCGCACCGGCACAAAGCGCCGCTGCCAGTGAGGATGAAATTCTCTACTGGGTTGCCCCAATGGATGCGAGCTTTCGTCGTGATAAGCCGGGTAAATCGCCAATGGGAATGGATTTAGTGCCGGTATATGCCAACCAGTCTGACGCCTCTCAATTGCCGGGAACGGTATCGGTGTCTGCGGCAATCGAGCAAAGTCTGGGGGTGACAACCAGCCGCGCTGAGCACCGCCCTCTCACACAATCGATTAGCGCAACCGGTGTTATTGAGCTTGCCGAGGATAAACTTATACACATTCACCCCAGGGTTAGCGGCTGGATAGAAACACTGGCAATCACCAACGATGGCCAGGCGGTTACCCGCGGCGACACCCTCTATACCTTGTATTCACCTGAACTGGTGAATGCGCAGGAAGAATATCTGCTCGCCAGAGCGCGCGGCAGCCAGTCATTAATCAATGCTGCCAGAACGCGGTTAAGCGCATTGCAATTTCCTGACGCACTGATTGAGCAACTTAATAGCAAAGAGCAGGTCATGCAGCGGGTGGCATTCAAGGCACCGCAAACTGGCTTTGTGACGAACCTTAATGTTCGTCCTGGATTTTACGTGCAGCCGGGCACCACCATGATGGAAATTGCCAGCCTCGAAGATGTCTGGCTTCACGCTGATGTGCCGCAACGTTTTGCCTCAGCGATCAGTGAAGGCGATGAAGTCAATGTTTCCGTTTCGGCATATCCTGAGCGGCAGCTTACCGCCAGGGTCGACTTTATCTACCCGCAGCTCAATGCCCGCACCCGAACGCTTAAAGTGCGTCTGGCGCTGGCCAACAGCGATTCTATGCTAAAGCCGGATATGTTCGCTGCCGTGCGGTTTGCCACCAGCACCGGGCAACCTGTGCTGAGCGTTCCCCGCTCAGCATTAATTCGCACGGCCTCTAACACCCGGGTAGTATTGGCCCTGGGCGATGGCAAGTATCGTTCGGCCAGCGTCACTGTTGGACGATTAACACCAGAGTTTGCAGAAATCACCGCTGGCCTGTCAGCCGGCGACGAGGTCGTAACCAATGGCTTATTCCTGATAGATTCTGAAAGTGCCATTGACGCCGATTTAGACCGCATCACCCCCTCTGCAACGGACGATTCTCAATGGCTGACCGTGACTGTCGACGCGGTGGATACCAGCGCCGGTACCGTTACGGCGCAACACCCGCCGGTCGACGCATGGAACTGGCCGGCAATGACCATGGATTTCGCCCTGGCAGACAGCATTGATAGCAGTGAGTTATCTGCCGGCATGACCCTCAGAGCCGAGTTAACCCGCACTGATGGCATGGCGCGGATAACTGATATTGACCGCGACAGCATTCAGTCATCAGCGCAGTCAGCCACCGTAGAGGGCGTGATTAATGAAGTCATGGCAAACAGTAACATCATTAACATTTCCCGCGGGCCTATCGAAAAATGGGGGCGTGGACCGGCCACCATGGACTTTGTGCTGAGTGAGGCGCTGGCGAACCCTGTGCCCGCCGCATCGACACCGGCGTTAACCCCCGGTCAATCGATCCGCTTTACGTTTGAAATCCGCGGTGATGACTTTGTGATAACCCACATCGAATCACCTGCAGAGCCGGTCATGGACATGTCACAAGACATGAACCACGACGCCCATCACTAG